The Candidatus Binataceae bacterium genome has a window encoding:
- a CDS encoding DUF190 domain-containing protein, whose protein sequence is MFTGRGKQLTIFIGETDQYHHKALYTAIIEMLRREGCSGATAIRGVAGFGASSVIHTAAILRLSMDLPMVIMVVDRPERVERIIEPLREMAPHALIIVQDVEVMQSGTPLKEGLPDVKVSEVMRREVATVRPDSPITQVIELLLDKDFTAVPVTDAQGKVVGMVSDSDLLTRGGMNVALSLKRATDPEFVRELHESLENPNRKVSEVMTREVVTIGPDIFLGQAAKLMVERHLKRLPVVDQEGKLVGILGRLDVLNTIAAVHLPEWHPEAHPVGAQATVADVMTRDVPTVHESATVEEIFELLVSSAHKRVVVVDDRRRVVGIIADSDLISRVSRESWPGVVELLRARIPIARISGEARLHLQKLRAKSVRELMTREVITVHEKMPVASALALSAERRVKRLPVVDDQGRLLGIVGRTEMMRALLARA, encoded by the coding sequence ATGTTCACTGGCAGGGGCAAGCAACTCACGATTTTCATCGGCGAGACGGACCAGTATCATCACAAGGCGCTGTACACGGCGATTATCGAAATGCTTCGCCGCGAGGGATGCAGCGGGGCGACGGCAATCCGGGGAGTGGCGGGCTTTGGGGCATCTTCGGTGATCCACACCGCGGCGATCCTTCGACTGTCGATGGATCTGCCGATGGTGATCATGGTTGTCGATCGCCCCGAACGGGTGGAGCGGATCATCGAGCCGCTGCGGGAGATGGCGCCGCATGCGCTGATTATCGTTCAGGACGTGGAAGTGATGCAGTCCGGCACCCCGCTCAAGGAAGGGCTGCCCGACGTCAAGGTTTCCGAAGTGATGCGGCGTGAAGTCGCCACCGTGCGGCCGGACAGCCCCATAACGCAGGTCATCGAACTGCTGCTGGATAAGGACTTCACGGCCGTGCCAGTGACCGACGCACAGGGCAAGGTGGTCGGGATGGTGAGTGACAGCGACCTGCTCACTCGCGGAGGGATGAACGTCGCTCTCAGCCTCAAGCGGGCGACCGATCCGGAGTTCGTCCGCGAACTGCATGAATCGCTGGAGAATCCAAATCGCAAGGTGTCGGAGGTGATGACGCGTGAGGTGGTGACCATCGGCCCTGACATTTTTCTGGGTCAGGCTGCAAAGCTGATGGTCGAACGGCATCTGAAGCGGCTTCCGGTAGTCGATCAGGAAGGAAAGCTGGTCGGCATCCTGGGCCGACTCGACGTTCTGAACACGATTGCGGCCGTCCACTTGCCCGAGTGGCATCCGGAGGCCCATCCGGTAGGCGCGCAGGCTACAGTTGCTGACGTGATGACGCGCGACGTGCCGACGGTGCACGAATCGGCAACCGTCGAAGAAATCTTCGAGTTGCTGGTGTCATCGGCGCACAAGCGGGTCGTGGTGGTCGATGACCGGCGCCGCGTAGTCGGGATCATTGCCGATTCCGACCTGATTTCGCGCGTGAGCCGTGAGAGCTGGCCGGGCGTCGTCGAGCTGCTAAGAGCGAGGATACCCATCGCCAGAATAAGTGGCGAAGCGCGTCTGCATCTGCAGAAGTTGCGGGCGAAATCGGTGAGGGAGTTGATGACGCGCGAGGTAATAACCGTGCATGAAAAGATGCCGGTTGCGAGCGCGCTGGCGCTCTCCGCAGAACGGCGGGTCAAACGGCTTCCGGTGGTCGACGACCAGGGCAGATTGCTCGGAATTGTCGGCAGGACCGAAATGATGCGGGCGCTCCTGGCGCGCGCCTGA